The Streptomyces sp. NBC_01775 genome includes a region encoding these proteins:
- the thpD gene encoding ectoine hydroxylase, producing MATAADSVEDLYPTRSVRRSVPFARRHPVVWDAAAEGPLAAGEVDAFDRDGFLAFKDLLDAEEIAACLAETERLGRDADVRASGRVAPEPDVADGIRSVFEVHALSKAFARVVGGSRLAGIARQLLGSEVYVHQSRVNLKSAFDGSKFGWHADFETWHSEDGMPAPRALSFSVALTGNEPFNGPLMIIPGSHRTFVPSVGETPPDYHKLSLLGKALPAGPADRTTVTDLARRHGIRQFTGPAGSAVLFDCNCLHASAGNVSPFPRTNLFVVFNSVENGLGEPFAAPAPRPGYLASRDITPLPRR from the coding sequence ATGGCCACCGCAGCAGATTCCGTCGAGGACCTGTATCCCACCCGTTCCGTGCGCCGGTCCGTTCCCTTCGCGCGGCGGCATCCCGTCGTGTGGGACGCGGCGGCCGAAGGACCGTTGGCCGCCGGTGAGGTGGACGCGTTCGACCGGGACGGCTTCCTCGCCTTCAAGGACCTGCTCGACGCGGAGGAGATCGCCGCCTGCCTGGCGGAGACCGAGCGGCTGGGCCGGGACGCGGACGTGCGGGCCTCGGGGCGGGTGGCACCCGAGCCGGACGTCGCCGACGGCATCCGCTCCGTCTTCGAGGTGCACGCGCTCAGCAAGGCCTTCGCCCGTGTCGTGGGCGGTTCCCGGCTGGCCGGCATCGCCCGTCAGCTGCTGGGCTCGGAGGTGTATGTGCACCAGAGCCGCGTCAACCTCAAGTCGGCGTTCGACGGTTCCAAGTTCGGCTGGCACGCCGACTTCGAGACGTGGCACTCCGAGGACGGCATGCCCGCCCCGCGTGCGCTGAGCTTCTCCGTCGCCCTCACCGGGAACGAACCCTTCAACGGACCACTCATGATCATCCCGGGTTCGCACCGCACCTTCGTGCCGTCGGTAGGAGAGACACCGCCCGACTACCACAAACTCTCCCTCCTGGGGAAGGCGCTGCCGGCCGGTCCGGCGGACCGCACCACCGTGACCGACCTGGCGCGTCGGCACGGCATCCGGCAGTTCACCGGTCCCGCGGGCTCGGCCGTCCTGTTCGACTGCAACTGCCTGCACGCCTCCGCCGGGAACGTCTCGCCGTTCCCGCGCACCAACCTCTTCGTCGTCTTCAACAGCGTCGAGAACGGGCTCGGGGAGCCCTTCGCCGCGCCGGCCCCCCGCCCGGGCTACCTGGCCAGTCGCGACATCACCCCGCTGCCGCGTCGATGA
- a CDS encoding glutamate ABC transporter substrate-binding protein, with translation MSALLTGCGKEGSPPGSVALLTGRQTARLDYPVAPRTPVRDSRVLARAQERGSIKVGVKSDHPFLGFEDPMTGRRGGFDIEIATMVAADLGFGRKEIDWQTVPPQGRETAIAQGDVDYYVAAYTINAERKKQVSFAGPYYIAGQDLLVKKNDREIRGPDDLTGKRVCTVTGSTPYERISRPRYGAQVISHDSYAQCVQDLVTGVADAVTADDAILKGYAAQNQGRLRVVGNPFSQEPYGVGLAKGDAGLRDAISGALAAHMRDGDWRSAYDATLGRSGEPPPRPPEVRRG, from the coding sequence ATGTCCGCTCTCCTGACGGGCTGCGGCAAGGAGGGCTCCCCGCCGGGAAGCGTGGCCTTGCTGACGGGCCGACAGACCGCGCGCCTGGACTATCCGGTCGCGCCCCGGACCCCGGTCCGGGACTCCCGTGTCCTGGCACGCGCGCAAGAGCGGGGCAGCATCAAGGTGGGCGTCAAGTCGGACCACCCCTTCCTCGGGTTCGAGGACCCGATGACAGGCCGTCGCGGCGGATTCGACATCGAGATCGCGACCATGGTCGCGGCGGATCTCGGATTCGGACGCAAGGAAATCGACTGGCAGACGGTCCCTCCGCAGGGCCGCGAAACGGCGATCGCGCAGGGCGATGTCGACTATTACGTGGCGGCCTACACCATCAACGCCGAACGCAAGAAGCAGGTGTCCTTCGCGGGTCCTTACTACATCGCGGGCCAGGATCTTCTGGTGAAGAAGAACGACAGGGAAATCCGCGGCCCCGACGACCTGACGGGAAAGCGGGTGTGCACGGTGACGGGATCCACGCCGTACGAACGCATCAGCCGGCCCCGGTACGGCGCCCAGGTCATCTCCCATGACAGCTATGCCCAGTGCGTGCAGGATCTTGTGACGGGTGTGGCGGACGCGGTGACCGCCGACGACGCGATCCTGAAGGGGTACGCGGCCCAGAACCAGGGCCGGCTGCGGGTCGTCGGAAATCCCTTCTCCCAGGAGCCCTACGGGGTGGGGCTGGCCAAGGGGGACGCGGGGCTGCGCGACGCGATCTCCGGCGCGCTGGCGGCGCACATGCGCGACGGGGACTGGCGCAGCGCCTACGACGCCACGCTCGGCCGCTCCGGGGAGCCGCCCCCGCGGCCACCCGAAGTGCGGCGCGGCTGA
- a CDS encoding amino acid ABC transporter permease, whose product MHVLLDNLGLFRRGFVGTVELTVVSTLVALLLGGVLTLFRIGPVPLLRGIGSTAVTLLCNTPLTLLFFGVTLGLPMLGLTDLSYFTLAVIALSAYSSAFLCEALRSGVNTVDTGQAEAARSLGLSFPQTALFVVLPQAGRAVLPPMSSVIITLAKNSALAGGFSVFEMFTVEKTLIEQGYAVTTVFLWVGLAYLVLIAAISAVFRFLERRLAVPR is encoded by the coding sequence GTGCACGTACTGCTGGACAACCTCGGACTGTTCCGCAGAGGATTCGTGGGAACCGTGGAGCTGACCGTGGTGAGCACCCTCGTCGCCCTGCTCCTCGGCGGCGTCCTGACACTCTTCCGCATCGGCCCCGTGCCGCTGCTGCGGGGTATCGGCTCCACGGCGGTCACGCTGCTGTGCAACACACCGCTGACCCTGCTGTTCTTCGGGGTGACCCTCGGCCTGCCGATGCTGGGACTGACGGACCTGAGCTACTTCACGCTGGCGGTGATCGCCCTGAGCGCCTATTCGTCGGCGTTCCTGTGCGAGGCTCTGCGCTCGGGAGTCAACACCGTGGACACCGGCCAGGCCGAGGCCGCGCGGAGCCTCGGCCTCAGCTTCCCCCAGACCGCGCTGTTCGTGGTGCTCCCGCAGGCCGGCCGGGCCGTTCTGCCTCCGATGAGCAGCGTCATCATCACCCTGGCCAAGAACTCCGCACTGGCGGGCGGGTTCAGCGTCTTCGAGATGTTCACCGTGGAGAAGACACTGATCGAGCAGGGCTACGCGGTCACCACGGTCTTCTTGTGGGTCGGTCTGGCCTATCTGGTACTCATCGCCGCCATCAGCGCGGTCTTCCGTTTTCTGGAGCGGCGGTTGGCGGTGCCGCGATGA
- a CDS encoding ABC transporter permease subunit (The N-terminal region of this protein, as described by TIGR01726, is a three transmembrane segment that identifies a subfamily of ABC transporter permease subunits, which specificities that include histidine, arginine, glutamine, glutamate, L-cystine (sic), the opines (in Agrobacterium) octopine and nopaline, etc.): MTGAVPVLFDTPGPRARRRHRLYGLLALVGALTASAAVLLRLSDAGQFVAAMWEPFTYQGVQERVLRGVLDTLKAFALAVVLSLALGLLLALGRLSEHRLIRWPCAALVEVLRALPLLILIFALYNMAVLRDAVEGFAGALRDALGAPGDWLAAHFAAPTLWALAIGVALYNGAVHAELLRSGARAVGVGQWEAAYALGMRKTQVMSTVVLPQTVRAMLPGLISQISVTLKDTSLGFIIMYEELLYAGKLLAQNISTPYGYPYLPVLCVVGSLYVTMCLLLSLLARQLAGPRQRRRARVRS, encoded by the coding sequence ATGACGGGCGCCGTACCGGTCCTCTTCGACACGCCAGGCCCCCGGGCCAGGCGCCGGCACCGGCTCTACGGCCTGCTGGCACTCGTCGGCGCGCTGACCGCGAGCGCCGCCGTGCTGTTGCGGCTGAGCGACGCGGGGCAGTTCGTCGCCGCCATGTGGGAGCCGTTCACCTACCAGGGGGTGCAGGAGCGGGTATTGCGCGGCGTGCTCGACACGCTCAAAGCGTTCGCACTCGCGGTGGTGCTCTCGCTGGCCCTCGGGCTGCTGCTCGCGCTCGGGCGCCTCTCCGAGCACCGCTTGATCCGCTGGCCGTGTGCCGCCCTCGTCGAGGTGTTACGCGCCTTGCCACTGCTCATCCTGATCTTCGCGCTGTACAACATGGCCGTTCTCCGCGATGCCGTCGAAGGCTTCGCGGGCGCCTTGCGCGACGCGCTCGGAGCCCCCGGGGACTGGCTGGCCGCACACTTCGCCGCACCGACGCTGTGGGCGCTGGCCATCGGGGTCGCGCTCTACAACGGGGCGGTGCACGCGGAGTTGCTGCGCTCGGGTGCGCGGGCGGTGGGCGTCGGCCAGTGGGAGGCCGCGTACGCGCTGGGGATGCGCAAGACACAGGTGATGTCCACGGTCGTACTGCCGCAGACGGTGCGGGCCATGCTGCCGGGCCTCATCAGCCAGATCTCCGTCACCCTGAAGGACACCTCGCTGGGCTTCATCATCATGTACGAGGAGTTGCTGTACGCCGGGAAGCTCCTGGCCCAGAACATCTCCACCCCGTACGGATACCCCTATCTGCCCGTGCTGTGCGTCGTGGGCTCCCTGTACGTAACGATGTGCCTGTTGCTCTCCCTGCTGGCCCGTCAGCTGGCCGGACCCCGGCAGCGCCGCCGGGCCAGGGTGCGGTCGTGA
- a CDS encoding MFS transporter has protein sequence MHTLRAVRGFPVAVRVLLINQLGVDVGFYLLIPFLATYLSHDLGLSATVVGVVLGLRNLSQQGLFVLGGSAADRFGPRLVIITGCGLRVVGFGMFALGTSLPVLVTASVLSGLAGALFYPAVRSYLAHESGDRKAEAFALLNVFAMTGSLLGMLLGSVLLLLDFRTCALVAAGVFAVLSALQLWAMPDRRPAERRRAVLQEWREALGSRGFFLFALAMAGMTTLENQLYLLVSDGAQQVTGRPEAVSVLLAAGAVANMTCQLRLTRGLARRGGAARWMARGLLMMAGGFLPPLLVAGRAHPHGPGQAALWLLPLVAGTLLLYLGVMVVQPQAMELIPRFGGEHLTGTYFGLFYVVSGLTAAGGNSLIGWMMDASDRSWSGLPWVCCAAIGLVSAAALTALGRGGRLPLPGRPGPAGARPVAAADPPRRLPRPAAPAGDPVDRPHRR, from the coding sequence ATGCACACACTTCGTGCCGTCCGCGGCTTCCCTGTCGCCGTGCGCGTGCTGCTCATCAATCAACTCGGCGTAGACGTCGGCTTCTACCTCCTCATCCCGTTCCTCGCCACCTACCTCTCCCACGATCTGGGACTGTCGGCGACCGTCGTCGGCGTGGTGCTGGGACTGCGGAACCTCAGCCAGCAAGGGCTGTTCGTGCTCGGCGGCTCCGCCGCTGACCGGTTCGGGCCCCGCCTGGTCATCATCACCGGCTGCGGGTTGCGCGTCGTCGGCTTCGGCATGTTCGCGCTCGGTACCTCGTTGCCCGTCCTGGTCACGGCCTCGGTGCTCAGCGGACTCGCGGGGGCACTGTTCTACCCCGCCGTCCGCTCCTACCTGGCGCACGAGTCGGGGGACCGCAAGGCCGAAGCGTTCGCACTGCTCAACGTGTTCGCCATGACTGGCTCGTTGCTCGGCATGCTGCTGGGCAGCGTGCTGCTGCTCCTCGACTTCCGCACCTGCGCGCTGGTGGCCGCCGGCGTCTTCGCCGTGCTGTCCGCGCTGCAACTGTGGGCGATGCCCGACCGCCGGCCGGCGGAGAGGCGCAGGGCCGTCTTGCAGGAGTGGCGGGAGGCGCTGGGGAGCCGGGGCTTCTTCCTGTTCGCACTCGCCATGGCCGGCATGACCACGCTGGAAAACCAGCTCTACCTGCTCGTCTCCGACGGCGCACAGCAGGTCACCGGCCGCCCCGAAGCGGTGAGTGTCCTGCTCGCGGCCGGTGCCGTCGCCAACATGACCTGCCAACTGCGCCTCACCCGTGGCCTGGCGCGAAGAGGCGGTGCGGCCCGGTGGATGGCACGCGGGCTGCTGATGATGGCCGGGGGGTTCCTGCCCCCGCTGCTGGTGGCCGGCCGCGCGCACCCGCACGGGCCGGGACAGGCCGCGCTGTGGCTGCTTCCGCTGGTGGCCGGAACTCTGCTGCTGTACCTGGGGGTGATGGTCGTGCAGCCGCAGGCGATGGAGCTGATCCCCCGATTCGGCGGTGAGCACCTCACAGGCACCTACTTTGGCCTGTTCTACGTCGTATCGGGCCTGACGGCGGCAGGGGGCAACAGCCTCATCGGCTGGATGATGGACGCCTCCGACCGGAGCTGGTCCGGACTGCCCTGGGTGTGCTGCGCGGCGATCGGCCTCGTCTCGGCGGCGGCCCTCACGGCGCTGGGCCGGGGCGGTCGACTGCCACTGCCCGGGCGCCCCGGCCCCGCAGGCGCGCGGCCCGTCGCCGCGGCCGACCCTCCGCGACGGCTGCCGCGCCCTGCGGCGCCGGCCGGGGACCCGGTGGACCGGCCGCACCGTCGATGA
- a CDS encoding NHL domain-containing protein translates to MQTPDNSGTARTSSPTRLSAGHAITYAGSGEAASTGDGGPARAAALNQPRALAQDAAGDVYVAEWKGHRVRRIHAQDGTIATVSGTGTPRFDGDGGPARDASLYEPGGLAIDAEGALFIADYWNHRIRRIAPDGVITTVAGTGDPGYDGDGGPALEARFTEPRGLAFDASGNLYVAEWGGHLVRRIAAEDGTISTVAGTGEPADGPDGVPGPECALHHPIDLAAGADGRVYIADCHNHRVRVIAPDGTVTTGVGTGSAGCDGPGPGSATRVDQPRGVDLDDEGRLYVADSLNRRVCVLDPEGTLRTVAGGPPGHEEEGGPALGAALVLPRALVLGRSGELYIAESDSNRVRRIAPEP, encoded by the coding sequence ATGCAGACACCTGACAACTCCGGTACAGCGAGGACGAGTTCACCCACCCGCCTCTCGGCCGGCCACGCCATCACCTACGCGGGGTCCGGGGAGGCCGCCTCCACGGGTGACGGCGGCCCGGCGCGCGCGGCGGCCCTGAACCAGCCCCGCGCCCTGGCCCAGGACGCGGCCGGCGATGTGTACGTCGCCGAGTGGAAAGGACACCGTGTCCGGCGCATCCACGCCCAGGACGGCACCATCGCCACCGTGTCGGGCACCGGCACCCCGCGCTTCGACGGCGACGGAGGCCCGGCACGGGACGCGTCACTGTACGAACCCGGAGGTCTCGCCATCGACGCCGAGGGGGCCTTGTTCATAGCCGACTACTGGAACCACCGCATCCGCCGGATCGCCCCGGACGGCGTCATCACGACCGTCGCCGGGACGGGCGACCCGGGATACGACGGCGACGGCGGCCCGGCACTGGAGGCGCGGTTCACCGAGCCGCGCGGTCTGGCCTTCGACGCCTCGGGGAACTTGTACGTCGCCGAGTGGGGCGGCCACCTGGTCCGCCGGATCGCCGCCGAGGACGGCACGATCAGCACGGTCGCCGGCACGGGTGAGCCTGCCGACGGCCCGGACGGGGTGCCCGGTCCGGAGTGCGCCCTGCACCACCCCATCGACCTCGCCGCGGGGGCGGACGGGCGCGTCTACATCGCCGACTGCCACAACCACCGGGTACGGGTGATCGCACCCGACGGCACGGTCACCACCGGGGTCGGCACCGGCAGCGCCGGCTGCGACGGACCCGGGCCGGGCAGCGCGACCCGGGTCGACCAGCCTCGCGGGGTCGACCTGGACGACGAAGGACGCCTGTATGTCGCGGACTCCCTCAACCGGCGTGTCTGCGTACTGGATCCGGAGGGCACCCTGCGCACCGTGGCCGGCGGTCCTCCGGGCCACGAGGAGGAGGGCGGGCCGGCCCTCGGCGCCGCGCTCGTGCTGCCGAGGGCGCTGGTGCTGGGCCGGAGCGGCGAGCTGTACATCGCCGAGTCGGACAGCAACCGCGTACGACGGATCGCGCCCGAGCCGTAA
- the dhaK gene encoding dihydroxyacetone kinase subunit DhaK codes for MKMLINVPESVIPDALRGMALAHPELTVDVDKRVVVRRDAPVSGKVALVSGGGSGHEPLHGGFVGPGMLDAACPGEIFTSPVPDQMVAAAAAVDSGEGVLFIVKNYTGDVLNFDMAAELAEDEGVRVAKVLVEDDVAVADSTFTAGRRGTGATLFVEKIAGALAAEGAPLERVEAVARQVAGSARSFGVALSPCTTPSKGSPTFDLPAGELELGIGIHGEPGRERRAMMTSGEIADFCVDAVLEDLEPDGPVLALVNGMGATPLIELYGFCAEVHRVLGERRVPVARTLVGNYVTSLDMAGASVTLCRADEELLRLWDAPVRTPGLRWGV; via the coding sequence ATGAAGATGCTGATCAACGTCCCCGAGTCCGTGATCCCCGACGCGCTGCGGGGTATGGCGCTGGCCCATCCGGAGCTGACGGTGGACGTGGACAAGCGGGTCGTGGTGCGGCGGGACGCGCCCGTGTCGGGGAAGGTGGCGCTGGTCTCGGGCGGCGGCTCGGGGCACGAGCCGCTGCACGGCGGTTTCGTCGGGCCCGGCATGCTGGACGCCGCGTGCCCCGGGGAGATCTTCACCTCGCCCGTGCCCGACCAGATGGTCGCCGCCGCCGCTGCCGTGGACAGCGGGGAGGGCGTGCTGTTCATCGTCAAGAACTACACCGGGGACGTCCTGAACTTCGACATGGCCGCCGAGCTCGCCGAGGACGAGGGTGTGCGCGTCGCCAAGGTGCTGGTCGAGGACGACGTCGCGGTCGCGGACAGCACCTTCACGGCGGGCCGCAGGGGCACGGGGGCCACGCTGTTCGTGGAGAAGATCGCCGGGGCCCTGGCCGCCGAGGGGGCGCCCCTGGAGCGGGTGGAGGCGGTGGCCCGCCAGGTGGCCGGCTCCGCGCGCAGCTTCGGTGTCGCGCTGAGCCCCTGCACCACCCCGTCGAAGGGCAGCCCTACCTTCGATCTGCCCGCCGGGGAGCTGGAGTTGGGCATCGGTATCCACGGGGAGCCGGGCCGTGAACGGCGGGCGATGATGACCTCGGGTGAGATCGCGGACTTCTGCGTTGACGCGGTGCTGGAGGACCTGGAGCCCGACGGGCCGGTGCTGGCGCTGGTGAACGGCATGGGGGCGACGCCGCTGATCGAGTTGTACGGCTTCTGCGCCGAGGTGCACCGGGTCCTGGGTGAGCGCCGGGTACCGGTCGCCCGTACCCTCGTCGGCAACTATGTGACCTCGCTGGACATGGCGGGCGCCTCGGTCACCCTGTGCCGGGCCGATGAGGAGCTGCTGCGGCTGTGGGACGCTCCGGTGCGTACGCCCGGCCTGCGCTGGGGCGTGTGA
- the dhaL gene encoding dihydroxyacetone kinase subunit DhaL has protein sequence MVTDDAGGSGGGGEGAEALDAAFFARWMTAMAQAVDREADRLTELDSAIGDADHGGNMRRGFDAVREELGEDLPATPGAVLMTAGRKLVSTVGGASGPLYGTLLRRTGKALGDARSVGREELAGALRTGVEAVMQLGGAAAGDKTMLDALLPAVEALTGDGGKDFGAARAAAEQGAEATVPLQARKGRASYLGERSIGHQDPGATSSALLLAALAEADGGSEAGSDSGSESEGGE, from the coding sequence ATGGTGACTGACGACGCCGGCGGGTCCGGCGGCGGTGGCGAAGGCGCCGAGGCGCTGGACGCCGCCTTCTTCGCACGCTGGATGACCGCGATGGCGCAGGCGGTGGACCGCGAGGCCGACCGGCTGACCGAACTGGACTCCGCGATCGGCGACGCCGACCACGGCGGAAACATGCGCCGCGGCTTCGACGCCGTACGCGAGGAGCTGGGCGAGGACCTCCCGGCGACACCCGGCGCGGTGCTGATGACGGCGGGCAGGAAGCTGGTCTCCACGGTCGGCGGGGCCTCTGGCCCGCTCTACGGCACGCTGCTGCGCCGCACGGGCAAGGCTCTGGGGGACGCGCGGAGCGTGGGCCGCGAGGAGCTGGCGGGCGCGCTGCGTACGGGCGTGGAGGCGGTGATGCAGCTGGGCGGTGCCGCCGCGGGCGACAAGACGATGCTGGACGCGCTGCTGCCCGCCGTCGAGGCGCTGACCGGCGACGGAGGCAAGGACTTCGGTGCCGCCCGGGCCGCCGCCGAGCAGGGCGCGGAGGCCACCGTCCCGCTCCAGGCACGCAAGGGCCGCGCCAGCTACCTGGGCGAGCGCAGCATCGGGCACCAGGATCCGGGTGCGACCTCGTCCGCGCTGCTGCTGGCGGCGCTGGCGGAGGCCGACGGCGGATCCGAGGCCGGGTCCGACAGCGGGTCCGAGTCCGAGGGAGGCGAGTGA
- a CDS encoding PTS-dependent dihydroxyacetone kinase phosphotransferase subunit DhaM: MAAAEGNRVGIVLVSHSKEVADSVAQLAAGLAGVADAPVTGAGGGPDGGLGTSAELVTEAAHRVDSGAGVAILVDLGSAVLTVKSLLAEGDELPEPARLVDAPLIEGAVAAVVTAAGGADLDAVAAAAGEAYDYRKM; the protein is encoded by the coding sequence GTGGCCGCAGCGGAAGGCAACCGGGTCGGCATCGTCCTGGTCTCGCACAGCAAGGAGGTCGCCGACTCGGTGGCCCAGCTCGCCGCCGGGCTGGCCGGAGTGGCGGACGCGCCGGTGACGGGCGCGGGCGGAGGGCCCGACGGCGGTCTGGGCACCAGCGCCGAGCTGGTCACCGAGGCCGCGCACCGCGTGGACAGTGGCGCGGGAGTGGCGATCCTGGTGGACCTCGGCAGTGCCGTGCTGACCGTCAAGTCGCTGCTGGCCGAGGGCGACGAGCTGCCCGAGCCCGCCCGGCTGGTGGACGCGCCGCTGATCGAGGGCGCCGTCGCAGCCGTGGTGACGGCCGCCGGAGGTGCGGACCTGGACGCGGTCGCCGCGGCGGCCGGGGAGGCCTACGACTACCGGAAGATGTGA
- a CDS encoding NUDIX hydrolase: protein MGTPEFIRDLRVSAGHQLLYLPGVSAIVFDDQGRVLLGRRADTGAWSVIGGIPEPGEQPADCAVREVFEETNVRCTAERVALVAGLKKPITYPNGDICQFMDITFRCRATREAAEVVKVNDEESVEVGWFGPDELPPLKKFAHFRIKQAAQEEGPAWFETSAEEGD, encoded by the coding sequence ATGGGTACACCGGAATTCATCCGTGACCTGCGGGTTTCCGCAGGTCACCAGCTGCTCTATCTCCCCGGCGTCAGCGCCATCGTCTTCGATGACCAGGGGCGGGTACTGCTCGGCAGGCGGGCCGACACCGGCGCCTGGTCGGTCATCGGAGGCATCCCCGAGCCGGGGGAGCAGCCCGCGGACTGCGCCGTGCGCGAGGTCTTCGAAGAGACCAATGTGCGCTGCACCGCCGAGCGCGTGGCCCTGGTGGCGGGGCTGAAGAAGCCGATCACCTACCCCAACGGCGACATCTGCCAGTTCATGGACATCACCTTCCGCTGCCGTGCGACGCGGGAGGCGGCCGAGGTGGTCAAGGTCAACGACGAGGAGTCTGTCGAGGTCGGCTGGTTCGGCCCGGACGAGCTGCCGCCGTTGAAGAAGTTCGCGCACTTCCGCATCAAGCAGGCGGCCCAGGAGGAGGGGCCCGCCTGGTTCGAGACCTCCGCGGAGGAGGGGGACTGA
- a CDS encoding sensor histidine kinase produces the protein MRQALRNAGRASLHLLAGAGMSIACYVMAGLMMAGAAGAALVVGAGMLPEAVRALRGLAGFERRRSTEWTGEAVPENYLPLDHGTLWARVRAAGTDPGTYRDLRWVGAQLFYGLLLWYLSLLLWPLALLVDGVWCGLAGRPALLLPQIARLASLEARLSRTLLLPSRSERLAERVVELSATRAGAVATHSAELRRIERDLHDGAQAHLVALSMRIGLARQAYGQDAEAARKLLDDAQDQAEEALAGLRHVVRGIHPPVLTDRGLAGAVRALAAGSGLEVTVTVEGLADGAEDGTRAPAAVEAAAYFVVAEALSNAAKHSGAAQAAVELTRSAGLLRVCVRDEGTGGAVENGGTGLTGVRRRVAALDGSVELTSPAGGPTVLEVALPGAW, from the coding sequence ATGCGTCAGGCACTACGGAACGCGGGCCGGGCCTCGCTCCACCTGTTGGCAGGGGCGGGGATGAGCATCGCCTGCTACGTCATGGCCGGCCTGATGATGGCCGGCGCTGCCGGAGCCGCCCTCGTGGTCGGCGCCGGCATGCTGCCGGAAGCCGTGCGGGCGCTGCGCGGGCTCGCGGGGTTCGAGCGGCGCAGGAGCACGGAGTGGACGGGCGAGGCCGTTCCGGAGAACTACCTCCCCCTCGATCACGGCACCCTGTGGGCCCGCGTCCGTGCGGCGGGCACCGACCCCGGCACCTACCGTGACCTGCGTTGGGTGGGTGCCCAGCTCTTCTACGGGCTCCTTCTTTGGTACCTGTCGCTGCTGCTGTGGCCCCTCGCGCTGCTGGTCGACGGCGTCTGGTGCGGGCTCGCGGGGCGGCCCGCGCTGCTGCTGCCCCAGATCGCGCGGCTCGCCTCGCTGGAGGCGCGGCTCTCCCGCACCCTGCTCCTGCCCTCGCGCAGCGAGCGGCTCGCCGAGCGCGTCGTGGAGCTCTCGGCGACCCGGGCGGGCGCCGTCGCCACGCACAGCGCCGAACTGCGACGTATCGAACGCGATCTGCACGACGGCGCGCAGGCGCATCTGGTGGCGCTGTCGATGCGGATCGGCCTGGCGCGCCAGGCCTACGGCCAGGACGCCGAGGCGGCGCGCAAGCTGCTGGACGACGCACAGGACCAGGCCGAGGAGGCGCTGGCCGGCCTGCGGCACGTGGTGCGCGGCATCCATCCCCCGGTCCTGACCGACCGGGGGCTGGCCGGCGCCGTGCGGGCGCTGGCGGCGGGCAGCGGACTGGAGGTGACGGTCACCGTGGAGGGGCTTGCGGACGGGGCCGAGGACGGGACGCGCGCCCCCGCCGCGGTGGAGGCGGCGGCGTACTTCGTCGTCGCCGAGGCCCTGTCGAACGCGGCCAAGCACAGCGGCGCAGCCCAGGCCGCGGTGGAGCTGACCCGCTCGGCGGGGCTGCTGCGGGTGTGCGTACGGGACGAGGGAACGGGCGGCGCCGTCGAGAACGGCGGGACGGGCCTGACGGGGGTGCGCCGCAGGGTGGCGGCCCTGGACGGCAGCGTCGAGCTGACCAGCCCGGCGGGTGGGCCGACGGTGCTGGAGGTGGCGCTGCCGGGCGCGTGGTGA
- a CDS encoding glutamate racemase: MKIALMDSGIGLLAAAAAVRRARPDADLVLSSDPDGMPWGPRDTDDITARALECARAAASYGPDALIVACNTASVHALPTLRATLEPALPVVGTVPAVKPAAAAAASTGGPVAIWATPATTGSPYQRRLIEEFGHGADITGVPCHGLADAIESGDERRIDAAVEAAAQRTPPGVSTVVLGCTHYELVGTRIREALRGSRTGGPVLHGSAEAVAAQALRRDGAARQPDAAPTGGLTVLHSGRVSALPGAALVHAEGRLLAAESAARG; the protein is encoded by the coding sequence GTGAAGATCGCGCTGATGGACTCCGGTATCGGCCTCCTCGCGGCGGCAGCGGCGGTGCGCCGCGCACGCCCCGACGCCGACCTCGTGCTCTCCTCCGACCCCGACGGCATGCCCTGGGGCCCCCGCGACACGGACGACATCACGGCCCGCGCCCTGGAATGCGCGCGCGCCGCCGCCTCCTACGGGCCCGACGCGCTGATCGTCGCCTGCAACACCGCTTCCGTGCACGCCCTGCCGACGCTGCGCGCCACGCTGGAGCCCGCGCTCCCCGTCGTCGGCACCGTCCCCGCCGTCAAGCCCGCGGCAGCCGCCGCGGCGAGCACCGGCGGCCCTGTCGCCATCTGGGCCACCCCCGCCACCACCGGCAGCCCCTACCAGCGGCGCCTGATCGAGGAGTTCGGGCACGGCGCCGACATCACGGGAGTGCCCTGCCACGGACTGGCCGACGCGATCGAGAGCGGCGACGAGCGGCGGATCGACGCCGCCGTGGAAGCGGCGGCCCAGCGCACCCCGCCGGGTGTCTCGACCGTCGTTCTCGGCTGCACCCACTACGAGCTGGTCGGCACCCGCATCCGCGAGGCGCTGCGTGGCTCCCGCACCGGGGGCCCGGTGCTCCACGGCTCGGCGGAGGCCGTCGCGGCGCAGGCCCTGCGCCGCGACGGCGCCGCCCGACAGCCGGACGCGGCGCCCACCGGCGGCCTCACAGTGCTGCACAGCGGCAGGGTCTCCGCGCTTCCCGGCGCGGCCCTCGTCCACGCCGAGGGCCGCCTCCTGGCCGCGGAGAGCGCGGCGCGCGGCTGA